CAGCTTTTCCTCATCCACGGTGATCTTGCCATCGCTGCCCACAGTGAGGCCGATCTTGGCATAGTTTTCTGCCCGGGCAGTGGTGTCACCAAAGACAGAAGCCATGTGGGACATGCGCTTGGACACATCACCATACTCCTTGAAGAGACCAATGGCAGAATTGTAGTCGTCCACGAACTTGCCCACAGTATCCAAGGCTTCCTGCATTGACTTGCTGTATTCGGTCTTCTGGCTCGTGGTACCGTCCTCTGCTGTGACGGTCTTCTGGGTGATGGCATTTTCTCCTACATCGAGATTCAGTTTCTTCATATCCTTGATGGATTCAGAGAGATCCTTCATGGTGGAACCGAACTCTGCCTTGAATTCCTTGGCAGCGCTGTCGTAGCTGGCAAGGAGCTCACGCTTGCTGCTGCTGACCTCGGAAACTCCGGCCATCATGGCACTGGCGCTGCTGCTGGCACTGCTGCCATAATTGCTCC
This genomic interval from Selenomonas sp. AB3002 contains the following:
- the fliD gene encoding flagellar filament capping protein FliD; protein product: MATISSMANNTYTMLTMAQNNGLSLFGTDYASSSKSSDIWSNYGSSASSSASAMMAGVSEVSSSKRELLASYDSAAKEFKAEFGSTMKDLSESIKDMKKLNLDVGENAITQKTVTAEDGTTSQKTEYSKSMQEALDTVGKFVDDYNSAIGLFKEYGDVSKRMSHMASVFGDTTARAENYAKIGLTVGSDGKITVDEEKLAKAIQDTPGRVENILGKDGLTGKAENHVNFAKGQEDKLFPSVDSMFGKQLKQASVYSGNSLLQLHSYANMGNFVNMMF